From the Drosophila willistoni isolate 14030-0811.24 chromosome 2L unlocalized genomic scaffold, UCI_dwil_1.1 Seg168, whole genome shotgun sequence genome, the window AATTTTTCGATATTtgtaatatttataattttttttacccAGACAAACTCTAATGTCAAAAACTTATTTGATTTTCCGAATTTTGTCTGTTTCTTTCTCGTTATTGTTAGTATACAACAGTTGGCTTAGAATCCGATactaatatttttttattatctttATTCGTTTCGTTTTCGCAGCTAATTTGTATATACAGTGTACATAGAGATGAGCACACAAACTCGTTCAGGTGGCGGAGGAGGTGGAGGCAATCGCACTcagaaaaaatcaaattccGGCAATTCTGGTGGCAGTGGTAACCACCATCATGATGCAGCTGGCTCACATCAAACCGCCGCTGCTACCGAGAAGAAACAGCAGCAGACAGAGAAACCAGAGAAGGCACAACCGAAGGCCACCACGGAACAGTTGCGTATTGCCCAGATAACCAATAGCACAACAGAGGACCCTCAGATCAATGAGAAAGTAACCCTATTGCTGACCATGACTCAACGTTCCGAAGAAGAAGTTTGTTGCGCCCTCAATGAGTGTGACTACGATTTGGAGGCAGCAGCAAATTTTTTGATCGAAATTCTGCCACAGGCAAGTTGATTAGATGACCGTTTATTTCtctttatcattattattattactttcCGTTGGGCAGGGTGCTTTCGCAAAGTACGAGAAAAAACGCAAGAATAAGGCTTCAAATGCCTCTGGAACCGATGGTACTGTAGGTGATGGTGATTGGGCGGATGGCAATGCAAATGCTGCCGATAGGCGAGAGAAATCGCGTAATCGCAGTGCCAATCGTGGAGGACGCGGAGGTACTGATAGTCGAGGCTGTAAGTTTTACCACTCGGGGGAATGCAAAAGTTTTAACATAATAATTTTGTCTTAACGAAAAATTATAGTGGGTATACTGTTTATCCTATCGGTTACATAACTAATATTAATTGaaagttaattttaattgattctGATAATCACATCAGCTTAACGATACtaatatgtattttaaataGATTTTGTATTGTTTATGAAATATCGATCCGattatttaaatattccatcgtagaaaattatttcatttaagtTAAATATTGCCCATTTATAGAATTTTTCTCCAATTCAATTGCATTCCCTTGACTAGTTAACTAGTTGATGTAAAGGATAATCAACTCTTTCATTTTCtggcaaataaaattataggGCGCGGCAGAGAGGCACGTGAGAATGATCGCAATAACCGTGAATCTCGCGGAGGTGGTAATACCGGGGAACGGATTGATGAACGTACCAACGACAATTATCGCGGCCAGCGAAATGGAGGCAGAAGTGGACTCGGTGGCGGAGGACGAGGTGGTGGCTACGTCTCACGATCGGGTCGAGGAGGTGGTCGCATGGGCGTACGTAGTGGTGGACCACGAGGTGAAcgcagcggtggcagcggaGGAGGCTATGGTGTTGGTAGCGGCGGACGGAGCGGTGGTATTTCTAACGAAGATCACCATGAAGTGGAACTGTGGGACAATACCATTGCCCAAAATGCTgaaaagcagcagcagtcgcATGATGATGCATGGGGTGATTGGAATAACGAGGAGTACGAGGGTTCACTAAAGGACAGTAAAGTGTTTACTACCAGTAATCTGGTCACACAGACAACGGGTAGTGTGGTTAGTGGCGAATTGTCGGCTCCTCCAGGCCTGGAGTCTTCTAGTGCTTTGGAGGACGGTAGTGGGCCTTCAGCAGTGCAACCGACGTCAGCACTATCGGGATCAACAACAACGCCGCTATTGCAATATAGCGCAGCTGTGAGCAATCCACCGCCCCAACTGCAACCAAACCAGAGTACGCAGAACTCCAGCAGCGCTGCTGGTGTGGCAGCCAGTACCAGCTCCTCGTCTTCGCCGTTCGTTTCAACCGCCTCAGATACATTCTCAAGCGCTGCATCGGCGGCAGCAACTTTGGTGCAGCAGGCTCAGcttcagcagcaacaacagcatcagcaggCAACGCCTATCAAGCCGTCAGCAACGCTGTCGGTGGAACAATCTCAGTATTTCAATTCTCTATCCTCTCAAGGCGGCAGTCCTGGGGCTTCAGTTGCCCAAAATGCCGCGTATGCGAATGTGTTTGCCTCGGCTCCCGGCACAGCTCAAGATCCCAACCAGCAACAGCCGCAGGTACGACGGGCTCGCGTTAAATTGCCGCCGCCTTCCAAGATACCATCGAGCGCTGTGGAAATGCCTGGCGATAATGCTCTTAATAACATTGGATATCTTGATGTGCAGTTTGGAGGTCTGGATTTTGGTCCAGACGACAGTTTCGATGCTATTCCAGAGAAGTTTAGCGGTGTAGCTGTTGGGGGTGTTGGCGGTATTGAGAGCCAACAGCAACCAGTGCAAGTGGATGACTATCAAAGCAAatcccagcagcagcagtcggCTCTGGCAGCAGGACTGCAAACTTCCCAGATAGtaatacaaaatttgttttcattttggcTCTTATTTATACCTTCTCTTATTAGTTACAGGGAGATGCCTTAAGTTCGGCAGGTTATGCAACGCGTGCTTCttcacagcagcagcaaagttCCGGGTCATCTGTGAATTCCGGCTCAAGTGCTTTAGATCAACTGACAAAGAATGATCCATATGGACAGGTGACCGGTGGAAATGGCGGTGCTGtcgctgctgccgccgctgtGTATCAAAATGTCTATCAAGCCAGTTCGGTCAATAAGGCAAACAATGCTTATCAGAGTGCTGCTCAAGGTGTGGGCTACAACAGTTCTAGCTACACGAATGTCCAATCTTCGGTGGCGAACAGCTATCAGCCTCAGGGATACGCCTCCTATCAGCCAAATGCGGTCAATTCctatcagcaacagcagcaacaacagacTAGCTCTGGAGGCACTGTATCGGTCAGCGGTGTAGCTGGCAGCGGCGGATCTGCAACACAAAACATTCCGGTCGGTGTCGGCAGTGGCAACCAAAATAACTCCAGGTATGTTTCTGAAGGCAAATAAGTTATTACTCTGTTGCCATCATTCTAATTTTGTTACCCATTTCGTTTGCTCTAACCAACAATTCAATATGTTTTTTAACTTACCGCAATCACCCATTTACCATATTATGTGCCTTTGCCCCCCCTGCCTCCTTTTGACTTGCATTCAATGACAGCGCTAATGCGAATTCCGCATATCTCACATCGGGCTATTCTACACCACAAAGTGCTTACCAATCTAGCCAGAGTGTCTATGGCAGCGCTGGCCTCTCCAATAGCAGCGGGTAAGTAgtcattattttctttaaccGCCTTTCTCTTTTTCAAATGTGCATGTTTCATCAATTTTAagtttcggttttttgttATAATATAGCAAAAGTAGTTCCTATCACATCAAGTGATACATTCAAAGTATATTGCTATAACACATTTAAACATTGATATATGGTCAAATACATATAAAGGGTTCTTAAGACATTTTACTGTTTTTTTAACTACTCTTGTGGTCGATTTAATAATTACTACATAAGCAAACCTTCATTTTGCTAAcgaatttaacattttaatttaattatatgaATATTCGAAAGCCTTAGATAAATCAAATTACGAAAGAGTTGTTAGAGGAACATTTACTTTCTTCGAACCTTTTTCCACCTTTCCCCTTCACACTCTATCGTGGGGCAAACAATTTTATCCTTACGTGGTTCGCCCAAAAAAGGGCCGTTTAAGATCGGTCTGGAAACTCCTCAAAAATGACTTTTCTCTGTCCAGCTCCTGACAGTAAAGAGCAACGGATCCACAAAGCAAAAAGATCCACTACGTGCCACCCAtgttgtatatacatatatttgtacatttgttttgtttttatgtttgcTTGTTTGGGCTCTTCAGGTTTGCTGGCAGCGCAAGCAACTCGTCGTCACAGTATGGCAATTTTAGTGCAAGCGCCAAGCTTAAAGATGCCACGACAGCCGGCGGTGGGACACATTACGACAGGTAAGCGAAAGCTTTCTTTTTGCATGTCTACTAATGAGTGGTTTTTAATTATTGATTGAACAAAATCGACTCAATCctaaacatttgactgttTCTTTCAGTGTTTCGACCAGCAGCGGTGTTAGTAGCAGCAGTGGAAGCACTGGCAACGGAGCTGGAGGAATCGCTAGCAGCACAACGGGGGCCAACCAAGCGGTAGTGTCAAACAGTAAGTTAAAGAAAAAGGAGGAAAGaagtatatttattattatatattataatttacaaaaatacCAACATTAATCTAGCCAACAATAATGTCAGTGGTAGCAGCACGACCAGTAGTGTTGCGGCAGGTGGTAATAACAGCCAGGTTGGCGTCGGTGTTAGCCAAAGTGGCGTTGCCAGCTCCATGACAGGTGTAAGTACCGGAGTTGTAGGTGTGACAGGAAGTTCTACTGTTGGCGTAGGCGTTGGAGttggcagcaacaacaataccaACAGCTCGGCTGTTGCACAAACATCTGCCGGGAGCGTAGCAGTGCTTGCCTCCCTTACCAACaagaacagcagcagcagtaacagcagtggcagcggctcGGGCGTCACAACAGCGGGCAGCGCTGGTGGAGGCGGCGGTAATAGCGGCGCTGGAACTGGTGCTGGTAGTGGTGGTGGAAGCGGCGGCGGCTTAGTGCCCACCAACATCCAAATGGTTAGTCAATATATTCAGACTGGATTGCCATGCTATCAGCATCCAGTTTATTCCTACGAGGAATTACAAATGATGCAACAGAGAGTGCCACATGTGGTGAGTTCATGGAGAAAAGCAAAACCCAAACCAACcaacaagttaaaaaaaaacaatcaaaacCATCCGTCAACGTCGAATTatcaaagcaaaaacaaaaattcaaccGATCATCTTGAATCGACTAATGTGTTTAATGTTCAAAATTTCATTCTTGTTCttaaaataacaataacatcAAGTACATAGAGCTCGCCTCCCTTTCTCGTCTGGCCGCTCTGTTCTGCATATACTTATGTATTCGGTTTTTAAAGAAGAAAACTAGTATTTTTATTCATTGGTCCATTTTTTCCTACATTGTTTGTCCGAGAAATATAACTTAAAcagataaaaaaaacatttgttgtTTAGAAAAAGTGGACATTACTCAAGggtatttaattatttatatatatatatatatatatatatatatatatacacatatatacatacatattggtaatattatatatatatatagatatatatatatgtataaaaactAGGTTACATGCCTGTAAATTCATCACCATAGATAAAAGTTCACTTTAATGCTTCAAGTTTTTCTcaattcttaaaaactatactTAGAACCAGGAAGCGAAAAAcgaatttaaatatttctctCCAACCTAGTAGTAGAACCAACCAGAATAAAATAATGGATTTTCTTCTGCCGAACCTAGTATATATTCACATGTATAGACATACACATTGTATACAAACTAATACCGATATAAGTGTGTGTtctttgtgtgtatgtgtgtgtttgtttgtttgtttgtttttttttttatacaaccatatattttaatatattagtaatcaaaattttcttcaatttatTCTACTCCATTAAAATAAgacaattaaattttaaaaggcCGAAAAACACCAAATCCGCATCATTTACATagtttttcattcatttcatccATTTATCATAACAATCACATTACATATAGCTTACTTACTCTATGTGTAATCGGTTCTTGGTCCAGCTCTTATCCATGCTTCCTCCTCTTGTTTGCTTTTGGCACTCCATTATGAAACTAATTGGCAATTCTCACACTCATTAATAAATAAGCTTTAACTAACTCACTAACTTATACgagaaattatttaatttcactttgGTTTAGGGTGAGATTTAATAAATTCCTCTTCCCTTAACACAGACCGACAATACCctataattacaaaaaaaaaaattttgcatCGCGTATTGATAGTTTTTCTCCGAAAAAAATGTTACTTAAAttcaagtttttaaaataatatgaTAGATGGAAGTGTTATCCACATATTGGTAATATTTATAAGAAAAGTTTCTAAAGATTTATACTTTTTCGATTATCAAAGGTTATAGATATTTTGTCGGCCTGTGTATTTGATACTCCTTGCCATTTCCTACAACAACTACTAATACTCAAAATGTATTCTGCTAATCGAACAAAACATTTAtggtttaatttgtttctttttttttttttttaacttattaaaaaacttataattttgctttgttttttgtgcGCAAAACGGGTTTGCCAGACTGACTGTCATATATTTTCATCACAGTTACAGTCGGGCAAAGCTGCTTTTATATTCACCAACAATTTTATGCATCTAAATTTCAAATACGATGATTTAATTCCTAACATGTTTGATTACCGTTGCAGCAAGGATATTACGATTTGAACTACACACCAACTAGCTTGGGCGCTGGTCGTGATAATATAGGTTCAGTGGCATACTCAACCATGACTGATGGACGCTTCGCGCGCACCGACAATAACTCCAGTCCTGTTAGCAATGTGAGTTTGGTATGAGCTGTATAATTTTCAGTTTGTTCATATAATATGCAAATTGTCCATATCTATCCTTCTGTTTCTGCATTTCCAGATTAATAATATGTCTTGAAAAGCAAACACAGATCCCAAATCCACAAAATATGGGAATTAATTAGTCTTTCATGTCACAAATTAATCCttgatttttatgtttttcgtACTTAGGTGTCTAGCACAATGTCGCAACAAGCGGGGTCCAGTGCGCCCATGCTGAATGTTCCTTATGCCTATTTTTATGGTGGCAATGTAATGCCCGGTGGTTTTCAATATGGCACTCCTGCCATTTATCCAGTGAGTTTTATCCCAACCCTTCATTTTACAATAAAACTTTTTGCAGCAATAATTTAAACGAATTACGTTTATAGCAACAAATACCAGCAGCAAATACTGCGTCGGGTGGACAATTCCCGAAACCTTCGTATAGCGCTGGTTACGGGTCGACTAACTACGATACACTCTCCCAGAACACACAGGACTATAGCAAAGGCGGCTACTCTTCAAGCGTCAATCAGCAAAGTAAGACTCAAGCCGTTTCTAATCAACCGCAATCGGGTACTGGTTCTGATCTGACTTCGTCAATGTACGGCAAGGGACATGTGGCGCTAAACAAAGTTAATGTAAGTACTACATTGAAGTTAGCTCGACGCACTATTTTGTTATTCTCTCGTTATAGTCATATGAAAAGCAGAGTTTCCATTCGGGTACACCTCCACCATTTAATATGGCAAACACACAAACTGCCGGAGGCACTTCGGCCCAACCATATGGCATGTATCTGCCAATGCCAGCCGCTGGGCATCATAACATGATACATCAGCCCATACACCAGGTAAAGCGAGAAGATATTAAATATGAAGATCAGCAAGTTCAACTTGTCTATGGCCAAATGTGGCACAAAGAAACAGACGAATATGCCACCAATACTAGTGGTACAGTCACGACTGCTGGTGATCAGATTAATAATGGTGGTGGGGGCATaattgataataataatattgatgACTTTGAGCAAACTGTCCACCGCTACATTCAAGACGATGTCAATGGCATATCGTTTTTTGCCGATTGAGCAACAATCAGATATCTTTTTCGCATATTTTACAtcttaaatttaactttttaatattGCATGTTATGCCAGcttattatgttttttataatcATTGTAAGTTTGCTAAAAAATAATATCACTTTTTGGTTTTGCGGGCTatgcaaatacaaatataccATTACCGGAGTTACTTCATTATTAATTTATCCATATGTGTGTCTGCTTCCATGTTAACCAACAAGTACTTTTGTCCTTGCAGCAACATAAAGCTTGCTTGTCCTTGACATGTATCCTTTTCTCAACTTATAGCATTCAGTATCTTTAACAATGCACAACTTGAAAcatttattgttgttaataATAGGCGAACAGCCTATTATTGAAAAATGCTGTTATGCTTATTAACTATTCTAGGCTCAAAAAAAACTAGCGTGAcaacaataattatttttgatatatGACATGTTGGTCTCCACTATGTGTTTCATACGTTTGTATAATATATACACTTTAAATGTCATACCTTGAAAAAACAATGCTgctatttgaaaaaatttctttttaccGAAATTatgtttcatgttttttttttttttaatgtacaTTAAAACAGTATCATTTCTGAACAGCATTTTAAAACACTTTgttacaataaaaaaaaaaaaaaaaacattctgcTATGCGATGTTTGCAATGCATTCGCATCGTCACCACTCCATAATTAATATTATGTCTGGAACTTCtgctacaaaacaaaatttaaatatatcaaaatGGCCAGTGGTGTTCACCCTTCATGTCCAAatacatttcaattttattctgatatttgtttttgtaaaattatgatttattaattttaaccaTGCATTTATTTTGCTCAAAAGCGTAGCTAACTTTCTTCCTGCCTATATAAATGTAGCTTCAGTAATAACTACGGCATATTCGCAATTAACCTAACTCTCTGCtgtataatattatattttttctgttgtaAATTGTTATCTAGCTATTGGCAATTTCGTGCATTTTCGCTTAGTCTTctactatatgtatatttgttaaTGGGTTTGGGGTGGTTCTATTCTTCATGTTTTTGTACCTTGTAAACTTAAGTTAGAAAAAAGCATGAAATagttctttctttctcttgttGTGCCGACTCTTTattctttataatttcttttgattttttttattgggaCAACATTAGATGGACGGCAGGATTCATAGCTCATCCCGCCGGGTAagtttctttgttgttgttttgcagtttgtttagtttttggatCTTTTGTTTGTAAATGGTATAAGTACATCGCTAATCAACCCCAGCACTCCATTAACTAACCTATACACAATTTTGtaattactttttttcttttaattttcacatttcatatatacatacatacagaaatcataattttttGGATGATGACACTAGAGAGTGTTTGATACAACTCGATTATAtcaaaaaattgatatgcaAAAATATCATGCTGGCAGTATATTCATATATGGATAATAAGCTATATGCAAAATGAATTGTATTCATGTGAATACTAACCAACACAtgcaaatataaattatatatatagatctCAGCTAAGCTATACTGatagtatttagtatttaaattcatttgctTTGTGCAATTCGTAATCATATCTCAGTTGAGTGATTTCACCGTTCAATTGTCTATTTTGCAGGATTCGAACAGCGCTGGCCAGCGCCAACAGTCAAGCAGCCAATCGAAGTCAGCCGGCAAGCAAGGCTATTCACCCTCGTACTGGACCGGACAGAACTAGCTTCCGGAGAATACAATTTGGCGTCCCCTGCAGATAACATTGCAGCCAAGTGGCGCAAGTCGAGCTAGCGAATTTTATAGCATTCGCCCTACAAACACCACCACATCCACGCCCATTAACTTTTTTAACAAGAAATCGTTGCCTATAACTCATACAACCACTACAATTACAACAACCTCAGCAGCTGTCAATGCTCCAAGAACAACGACTATAACAACAGAAGCAATAACAAATGTAGCCACAGCCAGAAAcaccacaacaacagcaacagcttcAGCTTCAGCAGCAACTGCTGTACCAAGCACACCCAATCAGTTATTGATGCTCGTTAAGAAGCAAACACGTAATGTTGAGACCGATGAGGAGCAGCATTCATCGGACGATGATTATCTAATGTACGAGGATAAGAGATCATATTTTACTTAATAAGAGAATGAACAATAGAATGAAAAAGATGTTTTTACGACAAACTTGCAATGCGCCAGCACCAGCTCTTTCCGACACTCCCGCTTCTTCGAACATAAATATAACTATATATGaatatagttatatatataaaatttataggAAATATATGCGCATATACACATGGCAAACTTTTTTGAGAAATTCTAAATTCTCAGAATTTTTCGgtctcccacacacacacttacacaaaCATACAGCAACATCCACATAAATATACCAATTACCATttcatacaaataaaattacaaaGATTAAAGGCGTAAAACGATTTAAACAAAagatgaaacaaaaataacagaTTTAAgtcaaaagtaaattaaaaattatatatatatattaaaaacgaaaaacaaatacaaaacgTAACGtgaatgagaaaaaaaaaacaaaattaattattgtaATCGGTTTAaacttatatgtataattataaCCTTAATATTTAAACTAAATACAAGAAAAGAAGATACGATTAAATCCAAACAAAATGCAAGAAAATATCACTCTCTTTTATTTGTTGATAATGAAATCTTGGAACTGGTGAAATAACTTTCAAATCTAATAACCACTTATTAATATTTTCCGATCAGCAGA encodes:
- the LOC6652190 gene encoding protein lingerer isoform X5 — protein: MSTQTRSGGGGGGGNRTQKKSNSGNSGGSGNHHHDAAGSHQTAAATEKKQQQTEKPEKAQPKATTEQLRIAQITNSTTEDPQINEKVTLLLTMTQRSEEEVCCALNECDYDLEAAANFLIEILPQGAFAKYEKKRKNKASNASGTDGTVGDGDWADGNANAADRREKSRNRSANRGGRGGTDSRGWRGREARENDRNNRESRGGGNTGERIDERTNDNYRGQRNGGRSGLGGGGRGGGYVSRSGRGGGRMGVRSGGPRGERSGGSGGGYGVGSGGRSGGISNEDHHEVELWDNTIAQNAEKQQQSHDDAWGDWNNEEYEGSLKDSKVFTTSNLVTQTTGSVVSGELSAPPGLESSSALEDGSGPSAVQPTSALSGSTTTPLLQYSAAVSNPPPQLQPNQSTQNSSSAAGVAASTSSSSSPFVSTASDTFSSAASAAATLVQQAQLQQQQQHQQATPIKPSATLSVEQSQYFNSLSSQGGSPGASVAQNAAYANVFASAPGTAQDPNQQQPQVRRARVKLPPPSKIPSSAVEMPGDNALNNIGYLDVQFGGLDFGPDDSFDAIPEKFSGVAVGGVGGIESQQQPVQVDDYQSKSQQQQSALAAGLQTSQILQGDALSSAGYATRASSQQQQSSGSSVNSGSSALDQLTKNDPYGQVTGGNGGAVAAAAAVYQNVYQASSVNKANNAYQSAAQGVGYNSSSYTNVQSSVANSYQPQGYASYQPNAVNSYQQQQQQQTSSGGTVSVSGVAGSGGSATQNIPVGVGSGNQNNSSANANSAYLTSGYSTPQSAYQSSQSVYGSAGLSNSSGFAGSASNSSSQYGNFSASAKLKDATTAGGGTHYDSVSTSSGVSSSSGSTGNGAGGIASSTTGANQAVVSNTNNNVSGSSTTSSVAAGGNNSQVGVGVSQSGVASSMTGVSTGVVGVTGSSTVGVGVGVGSNNNTNSSAVAQTSAGSVAVLASLTNKNSSSSNSSGSGSGVTTAGSAGGGGGNSGAGTGAGSGGGSGGGLVPTNIQMVSQYIQTGLPCYQHPVYSYEELQMMQQRVPHVQGYYDLNYTPTSLGAGRDNIGSVAYSTMTDGRFARTDNNSSPVSNVSSTMSQQAGSSAPMLNVPYAYFYGGNVMPGGFQYGTPAIYPQQIPAANTASGGQFPKPSYSAGYGSTNYDTLSQNTQDYSKGGYSSSVNQQSKTQAVSNQPQSGTGSDLTSSMYGKGHVALNKVNSYEKQSFHSGTPPPFNMANTQTAGGTSAQPYGMYLPMPAAGHHNMIHQPIHQDSNSAGQRQQSSSQSKSAGKQGYSPSYWTGQN
- the LOC6652190 gene encoding protein lingerer isoform X3: MSTQTRSGGGGGGGNRTQKKSNSGNSGGSGNHHHDAAGSHQTAAATEKKQQQTEKPEKAQPKATTEQLRIAQITNSTTEDPQINEKVTLLLTMTQRSEEEVCCALNECDYDLEAAANFLIEILPQGAFAKYEKKRKNKASNASGTDGTVGDGDWADGNANAADRREKSRNRSANRGGRGGRGREARENDRNNRESRGGGNTGERIDERTNDNYRGQRNGGRSGLGGGGRGGGYVSRSGRGGGRMGVRSGGPRGERSGGSGGGYGVGSGGRSGGISNEDHHEVELWDNTIAQNAEKQQQSHDDAWGDWNNEEYEGSLKDSKVFTTSNLVTQTTGSVVSGELSAPPGLESSSALEDGSGPSAVQPTSALSGSTTTPLLQYSAAVSNPPPQLQPNQSTQNSSSAAGVAASTSSSSSPFVSTASDTFSSAASAAATLVQQAQLQQQQQHQQATPIKPSATLSVEQSQYFNSLSSQGGSPGASVAQNAAYANVFASAPGTAQDPNQQQPQVRRARVKLPPPSKIPSSAVEMPGDNALNNIGYLDVQFGGLDFGPDDSFDAIPEKFSGVAVGGVGGIESQQQPVQVDDYQSKSQQQQSALAAGLQTSQILQGDALSSAGYATRASSQQQQSSGSSVNSGSSALDQLTKNDPYGQVTGGNGGAVAAAAAVYQNVYQASSVNKANNAYQSAAQGVGYNSSSYTNVQSSVANSYQPQGYASYQPNAVNSYQQQQQQQTSSGGTVSVSGVAGSGGSATQNIPVGVGSGNQNNSSANANSAYLTSGYSTPQSAYQSSQSVYGSAGLSNSSGFAGSASNSSSQYGNFSASAKLKDATTAGGGTHYDSVSTSSGVSSSSGSTGNGAGGIASSTTGANQAVVSNTNNNVSGSSTTSSVAAGGNNSQVGVGVSQSGVASSMTGVSTGVVGVTGSSTVGVGVGVGSNNNTNSSAVAQTSAGSVAVLASLTNKNSSSSNSSGSGSGVTTAGSAGGGGGNSGAGTGAGSGGGSGGGLVPTNIQMVSQYIQTGLPCYQHPVYSYEELQMMQQRVPHVQGYYDLNYTPTSLGAGRDNIGSVAYSTMTDGRFARTDNNSSPVSNVSLVSSTMSQQAGSSAPMLNVPYAYFYGGNVMPGGFQYGTPAIYPQQIPAANTASGGQFPKPSYSAGYGSTNYDTLSQNTQDYSKGGYSSSVNQQSKTQAVSNQPQSGTGSDLTSSMYGKGHVALNKVNSYEKQSFHSGTPPPFNMANTQTAGGTSAQPYGMYLPMPAAGHHNMIHQPIHQMDGRIHSSSRRDSNSAGQRQQSSSQSKSAGKQGYSPSYWTGQN
- the LOC6652190 gene encoding protein lingerer isoform X2 — encoded protein: MSTQTRSGGGGGGGNRTQKKSNSGNSGGSGNHHHDAAGSHQTAAATEKKQQQTEKPEKAQPKATTEQLRIAQITNSTTEDPQINEKVTLLLTMTQRSEEEVCCALNECDYDLEAAANFLIEILPQGAFAKYEKKRKNKASNASGTDGTVGDGDWADGNANAADRREKSRNRSANRGGRGGTDSRGWRGREARENDRNNRESRGGGNTGERIDERTNDNYRGQRNGGRSGLGGGGRGGGYVSRSGRGGGRMGVRSGGPRGERSGGSGGGYGVGSGGRSGGISNEDHHEVELWDNTIAQNAEKQQQSHDDAWGDWNNEEYEGSLKDSKVFTTSNLVTQTTGSVVSGELSAPPGLESSSALEDGSGPSAVQPTSALSGSTTTPLLQYSAAVSNPPPQLQPNQSTQNSSSAAGVAASTSSSSSPFVSTASDTFSSAASAAATLVQQAQLQQQQQHQQATPIKPSATLSVEQSQYFNSLSSQGGSPGASVAQNAAYANVFASAPGTAQDPNQQQPQVRRARVKLPPPSKIPSSAVEMPGDNALNNIGYLDVQFGGLDFGPDDSFDAIPEKFSGVAVGGVGGIESQQQPVQVDDYQSKSQQQQSALAAGLQTSQILQGDALSSAGYATRASSQQQQSSGSSVNSGSSALDQLTKNDPYGQVTGGNGGAVAAAAAVYQNVYQASSVNKANNAYQSAAQGVGYNSSSYTNVQSSVANSYQPQGYASYQPNAVNSYQQQQQQQTSSGGTVSVSGVAGSGGSATQNIPVGVGSGNQNNSSANANSAYLTSGYSTPQSAYQSSQSVYGSAGLSNSSGFAGSASNSSSQYGNFSASAKLKDATTAGGGTHYDSVSTSSGVSSSSGSTGNGAGGIASSTTGANQAVVSNTNNNVSGSSTTSSVAAGGNNSQVGVGVSQSGVASSMTGVSTGVVGVTGSSTVGVGVGVGSNNNTNSSAVAQTSAGSVAVLASLTNKNSSSSNSSGSGSGVTTAGSAGGGGGNSGAGTGAGSGGGSGGGLVPTNIQMVSQYIQTGLPCYQHPVYSYEELQMMQQRVPHVQGYYDLNYTPTSLGAGRDNIGSVAYSTMTDGRFARTDNNSSPVSNVSSTMSQQAGSSAPMLNVPYAYFYGGNVMPGGFQYGTPAIYPQQIPAANTASGGQFPKPSYSAGYGSTNYDTLSQNTQDYSKGGYSSSVNQQSKTQAVSNQPQSGTGSDLTSSMYGKGHVALNKVNSYEKQSFHSGTPPPFNMANTQTAGGTSAQPYGMYLPMPAAGHHNMIHQPIHQMDGRIHSSSRRDSNSAGQRQQSSSQSKSAGKQGYSPSYWTGQN